The proteins below come from a single Carnobacterium divergens DSM 20623 genomic window:
- a CDS encoding ABC transporter permease subunit — protein MENSMKKNQLKELLGKLGPVLALLVLMVIVTILNPNFIAPINLLNLLRQVSVNALIAFGMTFVILTGGIDLSVGSTLALSGALVAGMIASGLDPILAMIIGVVIGGVLGAVNGLLITKGKMAPFIATLATMTIYRGATLVYTDGNPITGIGDSFIFKFVGRGYLFNIPVPVILMVMAFVLLYVLLHKMTFGRKTYAIGGNEKASYIAGIKIDKVKTLIYALSGMMASVAGIIITSRLNSAQPTAGQAYEMDAIAAVVLGGTSLSGGKGRIFGTLIGALIIGTLNNGLNLLGVSSFYQQIVKGIVIIIAVLLDRKKK, from the coding sequence ATGGAAAATTCAATGAAAAAAAATCAGTTAAAAGAGTTGTTAGGAAAATTAGGCCCAGTTCTTGCACTACTTGTTTTAATGGTCATAGTTACCATTTTAAATCCAAATTTTATAGCACCCATTAACTTGTTGAATTTATTACGACAAGTATCGGTAAATGCATTGATTGCCTTCGGGATGACCTTTGTTATTTTGACAGGAGGGATTGATTTATCTGTTGGGTCAACATTAGCATTAAGTGGAGCATTAGTGGCTGGAATGATTGCAAGCGGTTTAGATCCAATTTTAGCAATGATTATTGGTGTGGTCATCGGTGGCGTTTTAGGTGCAGTCAATGGCTTGTTAATTACTAAAGGCAAAATGGCACCTTTTATTGCAACGTTAGCAACAATGACGATTTACCGTGGGGCAACACTAGTCTATACCGACGGAAACCCGATTACGGGAATTGGCGATAGCTTTATTTTCAAATTTGTTGGACGTGGCTATTTATTCAATATACCGGTTCCAGTTATTTTAATGGTAATGGCTTTTGTTTTATTATATGTTTTATTACACAAAATGACATTTGGACGTAAAACTTACGCAATTGGGGGAAATGAAAAAGCTTCTTATATTGCAGGAATTAAGATTGATAAAGTTAAAACATTGATCTATGCATTATCAGGAATGATGGCTTCAGTTGCCGGAATTATTATCACTTCACGCTTAAACTCAGCCCAACCTACAGCAGGACAAGCGTATGAAATGGATGCAATTGCTGCAGTGGTATTAGGAGGAACGAGTCTTTCTGGTGGGAAGGGACGTATTTTTGGGACATTGATTGGTGCATTGATTATTGGAACCTTAAATAATGGATTAAACTTGCTAGGTGTTTCTAGCTTTTACCAACAAATTGTTAAAGGTATTGTGATTATTATCGCTGTTTTATTGGATAGAAAGAAAAAATAA
- a CDS encoding sugar ABC transporter ATP-binding protein, translated as MNILLQGISKAFGENKVLVNVDFDCVGGEVHALMGENGAGKSTLMNILTGLHKKDQGTIFIDGKERYFSNPKEAEEYGISFIHQEMNTWSEMTVLENLFIGKELKNKFGIIQNKKMEALAKSIFEELTIELDLSANVSDLSVGQQQMIEIAKALMTDAKVLIMDEPTAALTEREILALFKIIELLKQKNVAIVYISHRMEEIFQISDRITVMRDGLTVGTMKVAETDVDDVVRKMVGRELSDYYPKKTARIGEVRFEVKNISSKGKFNQVSFAVRSGEIVGFSGLMGAGRTEIMRAIFGIDPIDSGKIYIEKKEVVLKNPSTAILNGVGFLTEDRKSEGLILDFSIEDNISLPSIDGFTVKGIIDEKAEDEFAELLMKRLTVKAQNKDISVGSLSGGNQQKVVLAKWIGIGPKILILDEPTRGVDVGAKREIYQLMNELAERGVAIVMVSSDLPEILGVSDRIIVIHEGKIAGEYPKSEATQENIMKLATGGY; from the coding sequence ATGAATATTTTATTACAAGGAATATCAAAAGCATTTGGAGAAAATAAGGTACTTGTCAACGTTGATTTTGACTGTGTTGGCGGAGAAGTCCATGCGCTGATGGGAGAAAATGGTGCAGGGAAATCCACATTAATGAATATTCTAACAGGACTGCATAAAAAAGATCAAGGCACTATTTTTATAGATGGCAAGGAGCGTTACTTTAGTAATCCTAAAGAAGCAGAGGAATACGGCATTAGTTTTATCCATCAAGAGATGAACACATGGTCAGAGATGACCGTTTTAGAAAATCTTTTTATTGGAAAAGAATTAAAAAATAAATTTGGAATCATTCAAAACAAAAAAATGGAAGCGTTAGCAAAATCTATTTTTGAAGAATTAACCATCGAATTAGATTTGTCAGCGAATGTCAGCGATTTATCTGTCGGTCAACAGCAAATGATTGAAATTGCTAAGGCCTTAATGACAGATGCTAAAGTACTCATTATGGATGAGCCAACTGCTGCTTTAACGGAACGAGAGATTCTTGCTTTATTTAAAATTATTGAGCTACTAAAACAAAAAAATGTCGCAATTGTTTATATTTCTCATAGAATGGAAGAAATTTTTCAAATTAGTGATCGCATCACAGTTATGCGAGATGGATTGACAGTTGGCACAATGAAAGTGGCAGAAACAGACGTTGACGATGTGGTACGCAAAATGGTTGGTCGTGAGTTAAGTGACTATTATCCAAAAAAAACTGCACGAATTGGCGAAGTTCGATTTGAAGTCAAAAATATTTCTAGTAAAGGAAAATTCAATCAAGTTTCTTTTGCTGTTCGCTCAGGTGAAATAGTAGGGTTTTCTGGTTTAATGGGAGCAGGACGAACCGAAATTATGCGAGCTATATTTGGGATTGATCCCATCGACTCAGGAAAAATTTACATTGAGAAAAAAGAAGTTGTATTGAAAAATCCAAGCACGGCTATTTTAAATGGGGTTGGCTTTTTAACAGAAGATCGTAAATCAGAAGGGTTAATTTTAGATTTTTCAATAGAAGACAATATTAGTTTACCAAGTATTGACGGCTTTACGGTGAAGGGAATTATTGACGAAAAAGCTGAAGATGAATTTGCAGAGTTACTAATGAAGCGTTTAACGGTAAAAGCACAAAATAAAGACATATCTGTAGGAAGTTTATCTGGTGGGAATCAACAAAAAGTTGTTTTAGCAAAATGGATTGGCATTGGTCCTAAAATATTGATTTTAGATGAACCTACTCGTGGCGTGGATGTGGGAGCTAAACGTGAGATTTATCAGTTAATGAATGAACTAGCAGAACGTGGTGTTGCCATTGTGATGGTGTCCAGTGATTTACCTGAAATACTTGGTGTAAGTGATCGGATTATTGTGATTCATGAAGGAAAAATTGCCGGAGAATACCCAAAATCAGAAGCCACTCAAGAAAATATTATGAAACTTGCAACTGGAGGCTATTAA
- the rbsD gene encoding D-ribose pyranase yields MKKNGILNSEIAKVLADLGHTDQIVIADAGLPIPKGVAKIDLALSLQDPPFQKILALLLQEMEVESAILADEIQQMNVPQLKSIHALMLDRPLTFVSHEAFKEQTKEAKVIIRTGEATPYSNIILEAGVIF; encoded by the coding sequence ATGAAAAAGAATGGGATTTTAAATAGCGAGATTGCCAAAGTATTAGCCGATTTAGGACATACCGATCAAATTGTGATTGCCGATGCAGGACTTCCGATTCCTAAAGGGGTTGCTAAAATAGACTTAGCTCTTAGTCTACAAGATCCTCCTTTTCAAAAAATATTGGCGCTTCTTCTTCAAGAAATGGAGGTGGAATCAGCTATTTTAGCAGATGAGATTCAACAAATGAATGTGCCACAGTTAAAGTCGATCCATGCTTTAATGTTAGACCGACCACTGACATTTGTAAGCCATGAAGCTTTTAAAGAACAAACTAAAGAAGCAAAAGTCATTATCAGAACTGGTGAAGCCACACCATATTCCAATATCATACTAGAAGCTGGGGTTATTTTTTAG
- the rbsK gene encoding ribokinase, with the protein MNQIIVIGSASTDFVVKTEKRPKKGETLIGQDFQTTFGGKGANQAVAAVRLGAKVKMIGAVGKDFYGDEIIENLSKEKIDVTNVERVPHIGTGSAHITLSEGDNSIIVIPGANNAINKKKIKPLLTTLNKEDFVILQQEIPSETVEIIIDYCFEHGIQTVLNPAPARQIAKKTIDKVTYLTPNEHEFELLFPNHSLESGLAMYPNKLLVTLGSKGVVYHNGQEQLIISGYQVNPTDTTGAGDTFNGAFVVGLMNQLSLKESIRFGNLAASLSIQKFGAQGGMPTLEELKGSDHYEKEWDFK; encoded by the coding sequence ATGAACCAAATTATTGTGATTGGAAGTGCATCAACAGATTTTGTTGTAAAAACTGAAAAGCGCCCTAAAAAAGGTGAGACCTTAATAGGCCAAGATTTTCAAACAACCTTTGGAGGAAAAGGCGCCAATCAAGCTGTTGCTGCGGTAAGATTAGGAGCAAAGGTAAAAATGATTGGAGCTGTTGGCAAGGATTTTTATGGGGATGAAATTATCGAGAATTTATCAAAAGAAAAGATTGATGTAACAAATGTGGAACGGGTTCCACATATAGGGACAGGATCAGCTCACATTACACTATCTGAAGGGGATAATAGTATTATAGTGATACCAGGAGCTAATAACGCGATAAATAAAAAAAAGATTAAGCCGTTACTAACAACCTTAAATAAGGAAGATTTTGTTATATTACAACAAGAAATTCCAAGTGAAACAGTAGAAATCATTATTGATTATTGTTTTGAACATGGGATTCAAACCGTTTTAAACCCGGCTCCAGCGCGTCAAATTGCTAAAAAAACAATCGATAAAGTAACCTACCTTACACCTAATGAACATGAATTTGAGTTGTTGTTTCCTAATCATTCGCTTGAATCTGGCTTAGCGATGTACCCCAATAAATTACTAGTTACATTAGGGAGTAAAGGGGTTGTATACCACAATGGTCAAGAACAACTGATTATTTCAGGATATCAAGTTAATCCAACAGACACAACTGGTGCTGGAGATACTTTCAACGGAGCATTTGTGGTGGGATTGATGAATCAATTGTCTCTCAAAGAAAGCATTCGCTTTGGAAATTTAGCTGCCTCTTTATCAATTCAAAAATTTGGTGCACAAGGTGGAATGCCTACTCTAGAAGAGTTGAAAGGAAGTGATCACTATGAAAAAGAATGGGATTTTAAATAG